In Candidatus Zixiibacteriota bacterium, a single genomic region encodes these proteins:
- a CDS encoding S41 family peptidase, which yields MVRFTVQLFGLTVFALALIWFAGSGEAYQGQPSSEPVFWADTVHIDLNDTETAPEETQREKRESFLRDVKRLTQTAFNIRNQYMEEIDADEVITAGIEGMLSGLDRFSSLLKRSSYDALMESTHGKYEGLGMQIDARDDRIRIISPIEGTPAYRKGLRAGDVVWEIEGTSTEGMTASEASKLMRGKAGTSIILSIKRTGIEDPIEFEIERAVIELKSVNYYGVVPETDIGYVRLSRFAEETSHELRDAISALNEQDISALIFDLRSNGGGLLDQAKETAELFLEQGREIVYTRGRFENSERHFQSERPPLYADKPLIILVDEGTASASEIVSGAIQDWDRGLILGATTYGKGLVQQIFPISNDGSMNLKLTTAKYYVPSGRCIQKPEKQAKDDAHASANLEDADETDTMTVVEEKEIFYTNGGRIVYGGGGIVPDIEVERDLWKPIEINLYRKSMFFDFAVKYVSDHPDVQPGFQITDDIVEQFRAYIEEREFDYTSALEASVERLEETIEKEEQTDLFANMLDSLKAAVESEKGHDFDRSRNYIRKTVKREIVSAIAGERGVYEEVVLRTDPAVQKAVEILLSGNEYSDLISKGQKKVEVN from the coding sequence ATGGTTCGCTTTACAGTTCAGCTCTTTGGACTCACCGTTTTCGCTCTGGCTCTAATATGGTTCGCAGGTTCAGGTGAGGCTTATCAGGGACAACCGTCAAGTGAGCCTGTCTTTTGGGCCGATACTGTTCATATTGACCTGAATGATACTGAGACAGCTCCCGAAGAAACCCAACGCGAGAAAAGAGAGTCTTTCCTTCGCGACGTCAAGAGATTGACCCAGACTGCATTTAATATCCGCAACCAGTACATGGAAGAGATTGATGCTGACGAAGTCATCACTGCCGGTATTGAAGGTATGCTGTCCGGGCTTGATCGTTTCTCCAGCCTGTTGAAGCGCTCATCATACGATGCCCTGATGGAATCTACCCATGGCAAGTATGAAGGTCTCGGGATGCAGATTGATGCCCGCGATGATCGAATACGCATCATATCGCCCATTGAAGGCACCCCCGCTTATCGCAAAGGTCTCAGGGCAGGAGATGTCGTCTGGGAGATTGAAGGAACCTCTACCGAAGGTATGACGGCCTCGGAAGCATCCAAGTTGATGCGTGGAAAAGCCGGCACTTCAATCATCCTCTCAATCAAACGAACTGGTATTGAAGACCCTATTGAGTTTGAAATCGAGCGAGCTGTGATTGAGTTGAAGTCGGTCAACTATTATGGCGTCGTTCCCGAGACTGATATTGGCTATGTCCGCCTTTCACGTTTTGCCGAAGAGACCAGTCACGAATTACGCGATGCAATTAGCGCTCTCAACGAGCAGGACATCTCGGCTTTGATCTTCGATCTGCGATCCAACGGCGGTGGTCTTCTTGACCAGGCTAAGGAAACGGCTGAGCTTTTCCTCGAGCAGGGCCGCGAGATCGTCTACACCCGGGGACGGTTCGAAAACAGTGAACGTCATTTCCAATCGGAACGACCGCCCCTGTACGCTGACAAACCGCTGATAATCCTCGTTGACGAGGGCACCGCGTCTGCCTCCGAGATCGTCTCAGGAGCCATTCAGGACTGGGATCGCGGTCTCATCCTCGGGGCCACAACTTATGGCAAAGGATTGGTGCAACAGATATTCCCTATTTCCAACGATGGCTCCATGAATCTTAAGCTCACGACCGCCAAGTATTACGTTCCATCGGGACGATGCATTCAGAAACCTGAGAAACAGGCCAAGGATGACGCCCACGCCAGTGCCAACCTCGAAGATGCTGATGAGACCGACACTATGACTGTCGTTGAAGAGAAGGAAATCTTCTATACTAATGGCGGCCGGATCGTGTACGGAGGTGGCGGTATTGTTCCCGACATCGAAGTCGAACGCGACCTTTGGAAACCAATCGAAATCAACCTTTACCGCAAGTCGATGTTCTTCGATTTTGCCGTGAAGTATGTTTCCGACCATCCCGATGTACAACCTGGCTTCCAGATAACCGACGACATCGTCGAACAATTTCGGGCTTACATTGAGGAAAGAGAATTCGATTATACTTCGGCCCTCGAAGCATCCGTCGAACGCCTGGAAGAGACCATCGAAAAGGAAGAGCAGACCGACCTTTTTGCCAACATGCTCGACAGCCTGAAAGCTGCAGTGGAATCCGAAAAGGGTCATGACTTTGACCGGTCGCGGAACTACATCCGCAAAACTGTCAAACGCGAGATTGTATCTGCAATTGCTGGAGAACGTGGTGTCTATGAAGAGGTAGTTCTAAGAACCGATCCCGCCGTTCAAAAGGCGGTAGAGATTCTTCTATCAGGCAACGAGTACTCGGACCTGATCTCCAAGGGACAGAAAAAAGTCGAAGTGAACTAA
- a CDS encoding HAD family hydrolase, translated as MIDSSDGVVEAVNYSLREMGEPEQPPDKIKPFIGYSLTHMYPHFTDAPMGELRRLFQIQAKRSMVASTVVLPGVEEVLKRLHEAEYGLAIASTKIIIHISGILAKFGWESIFEVFSGGDEVAQVKPDPEIFRLTLERLEANPGQAVVVGDTVNDVLAALSVPVSVVAVASPYGGEDKVRQAGPDHFLEHVEELPDLLTSIFEKKSKS; from the coding sequence TTGATAGATTCCTCCGATGGGGTTGTAGAGGCTGTGAATTACTCATTACGGGAAATGGGAGAGCCGGAGCAGCCCCCGGATAAGATCAAGCCGTTTATTGGCTATTCGCTCACCCATATGTATCCGCATTTCACCGATGCACCCATGGGCGAACTACGCCGCCTCTTTCAGATTCAGGCCAAAAGGTCGATGGTTGCCTCAACTGTCGTTCTACCGGGTGTGGAGGAGGTGTTGAAGAGGCTCCATGAAGCTGAATACGGTCTGGCCATTGCATCCACCAAGATCATAATACATATTTCCGGTATCCTCGCTAAGTTTGGGTGGGAATCGATCTTTGAGGTGTTTTCCGGAGGGGATGAGGTGGCCCAGGTCAAACCCGATCCAGAGATATTTCGTCTCACGCTCGAAAGGTTGGAAGCCAATCCGGGGCAAGCGGTAGTGGTGGGCGACACGGTCAATGACGTCCTTGCAGCGCTATCTGTCCCTGTGTCGGTAGTGGCGGTGGCTTCACCATACGGGGGAGAGGACAAGGTTCGTCAGGCAGGACCGGATCATTTCCTTGAACATGTCGAGGAGCTACCAGATCTATTGACATCAATCTTTGAGAAAAAGAGTAAGTCCTGA
- a CDS encoding aminopeptidase: protein MDSRIDKLAKLLIHYSLKVKKGQLVKIQGEYSALPLINAAFKEAVAVGAQPFTKIIVPENEEVFLKSASDKQLQYIPPMARTEINKIDCLLVIWGSQNTRSLSGVEPKRQAKQRRYMVPLMNKLFKRTGDGSLSWVGTLFPTNAEAQEADMSLADFEDFVFTAGHLNAADPAKYWKKVYKDQNRLVRILNRTRKLHFRSDGTDLKMNVKGRKWINCAGTENFPDGEIFTSPIEDTVNGHIQFTYPAIYMGREVENVRLEFKNGKVVKESAGKNEKFLTTMLNMDKGARFVGEIAVGTNYDIKHFSKNILFDEKIGGTIHLAVGKSIPESGGKNKSAIHWDMICGMQKGEILADGKVIYRKGKFTI from the coding sequence ATGGACTCACGAATTGACAAACTTGCTAAACTGTTAATCCACTATTCGCTGAAAGTCAAAAAAGGGCAGTTGGTCAAAATACAGGGTGAGTATTCGGCGTTACCACTAATCAACGCCGCGTTTAAGGAAGCTGTTGCGGTGGGTGCCCAGCCATTCACCAAGATCATAGTTCCAGAGAACGAAGAGGTTTTCCTGAAATCGGCTTCGGACAAACAACTACAGTACATTCCTCCGATGGCGCGAACGGAGATCAACAAGATTGACTGCTTGCTGGTTATCTGGGGAAGTCAGAATACTCGCAGCCTGTCGGGGGTTGAACCGAAACGACAGGCCAAGCAGCGACGTTACATGGTTCCCCTGATGAACAAGTTGTTTAAACGCACCGGAGATGGATCGCTGTCATGGGTGGGGACACTGTTCCCGACCAATGCTGAAGCCCAGGAAGCGGATATGTCGCTGGCCGACTTTGAGGATTTTGTTTTCACCGCCGGTCATCTCAACGCGGCTGATCCGGCCAAGTATTGGAAGAAAGTTTACAAAGACCAGAACCGTCTGGTGCGCATTCTCAATCGAACCCGGAAGCTTCATTTCCGTTCCGATGGCACGGACCTCAAGATGAATGTCAAAGGGCGTAAATGGATCAACTGTGCCGGGACCGAGAATTTCCCTGATGGAGAGATTTTCACTAGCCCGATTGAGGATACCGTCAATGGCCATATCCAGTTCACTTACCCGGCCATTTATATGGGACGCGAAGTCGAGAATGTGCGGCTGGAGTTCAAGAACGGCAAAGTCGTAAAAGAGAGTGCCGGAAAGAACGAGAAGTTCTTGACCACAATGCTCAACATGGATAAGGGAGCGCGGTTTGTCGGTGAAATTGCGGTTGGGACCAATTACGACATCAAGCATTTCTCTAAAAATATTCTCTTTGATGAAAAGATCGGTGGCACGATCCATCTTGCGGTCGGAAAATCGATTCCCGAATCGGGTGGTAAAAACAAAAGCGCTATTCATTGGGACATGATCTGCGGTATGCAGAAAGGCGAGATTCTGGCCGACGGCAAAGTGATCTATCGCAAGGGGAAGTTCACGATCTGA
- a CDS encoding transposase: MVVRKRLNIAGPAIAFITTTVFEWKPILTQMNVADTIIEEIQKTQSLFQCSMISYVIMPSHIHLLMGFANIDDLSKYMQSFKSITSRRIKRFTLQELAENDFKLWKPRFDDLIIQSERQLRIKMEYIHNNPVKAGLVENAEDWPYSSAVDWLTSNGNVIKIDKAFHWLTK; encoded by the coding sequence ATGGTAGTGAGGAAGAGACTAAACATAGCTGGACCTGCAATTGCTTTTATCACCACCACTGTGTTTGAATGGAAACCGATCCTAACTCAGATGAACGTTGCTGATACTATCATTGAAGAGATCCAAAAGACTCAATCACTATTTCAATGTTCGATGATAAGCTATGTGATTATGCCGAGTCATATTCATCTGCTCATGGGTTTTGCGAATATCGATGATCTATCGAAATATATGCAGAGTTTCAAAAGTATTACTTCCCGAAGAATCAAACGATTCACCCTTCAAGAATTGGCGGAGAATGACTTTAAATTATGGAAGCCACGTTTTGATGATTTGATTATTCAATCAGAAAGGCAATTGAGAATCAAAATGGAGTACATCCACAACAACCCCGTTAAAGCAGGACTGGTAGAAAATGCTGAGGACTGGCCGTATTCAAGTGCTGTTGATTGGCTGACATCAAACGGAAATGTAATTAAGATCGATAAGGCGTTTCATTGGTTAACGAAATGA
- a CDS encoding S8 family serine peptidase, whose translation MTKRWMPGCYRLFFVTAILLSVSICHATTQLSILEPQPLVISKTDIGVGQATFESLRLVNAESARVWVFFTDKGVFTKQEFDNQATSITVPERSLKRRAKVNKDIVVFADLPVVQEYIDQVILTGGELRHISRWLNAASFDIPTTKLADVASLPHVAELRSVAGYKRKPVEIGQIRFDDIDQKSLSPDALNYGGAAAQLEQISIPFGHNQGLDGSGVTLAILDTGYRKSHEAFANHYAEGRVLAERDFIFDDDETANEPEDWGNQWNHGTYIWSVSGGFLDGSIYGPAYRANFILCKTEDIRSETQVEEDNWVAAMEWADSLGADVLTSSLGYSDWYTYEDYDGLTAVTSAAASTAAGLGIVVCNSAGNSGPGAGTITPPADAFDILCVGNVNSSGTISTSSSHGPTYDGRIKPEVCALGTNTFCASPSSDAGYQVASGTSLSTPLVAGAACLLIQARPEFPPTLIRQALMDGADNASDPNNTYGWGIMNLEEALGWGANFSGDLNFGEAPAMVTFTDQSTLETTTWVWSFGDGDSSFVQNPSHYYDEPGLFDVSLTIDTEWGPITRNEMAFIILLGDTVTFASDSAFAGQPVAMSVNIRNSQPLTRIQIPFTIGASGVIDMDSVTFGERTIDFDTVRIIASDPWSSKWVVELMADPDAPTPYLPAGSGEVMQIHFSTDPIALSGESDYVDSTNGSHQMSLTSPQINYEPQRFDPATISMIHVISGDLDYSLSINIGDLTHLVAYVFTGGAPPVCTEAGDCTGDMTINVADVTHLVTYLFQGGPPPGTP comes from the coding sequence ATGACCAAGCGCTGGATGCCTGGATGTTATCGCCTCTTTTTTGTAACCGCCATTTTGCTTTCAGTCTCCATTTGCCACGCGACTACCCAACTCAGTATCCTTGAGCCACAACCGTTGGTGATATCCAAGACAGACATTGGCGTCGGGCAAGCAACCTTCGAGAGCCTTCGCCTGGTGAACGCAGAGTCCGCCCGAGTATGGGTTTTCTTCACAGACAAGGGAGTGTTCACTAAGCAGGAATTCGACAATCAGGCTACCAGTATCACTGTCCCCGAACGTTCTTTGAAACGGCGTGCCAAGGTTAATAAAGATATAGTAGTCTTTGCCGATTTGCCGGTAGTTCAGGAATACATTGATCAGGTCATCCTCACCGGTGGTGAGCTAAGACACATTTCCCGTTGGCTCAATGCCGCCTCCTTTGACATTCCTACCACAAAACTGGCCGATGTTGCCTCTCTCCCGCACGTCGCAGAACTGCGGTCGGTGGCTGGATACAAACGTAAACCGGTGGAGATCGGACAAATACGGTTTGACGATATTGACCAAAAGTCGCTCTCGCCCGATGCTCTCAATTACGGAGGGGCAGCCGCTCAACTCGAACAGATCAGTATTCCGTTCGGTCACAATCAGGGTCTGGACGGTTCCGGCGTTACATTGGCCATCCTCGATACCGGGTACCGCAAGAGCCATGAAGCTTTCGCGAATCATTATGCTGAAGGACGAGTCCTGGCCGAACGGGATTTCATTTTTGACGATGACGAAACGGCTAATGAACCAGAGGACTGGGGCAACCAGTGGAACCACGGGACATACATCTGGTCGGTCTCCGGTGGATTTCTCGACGGCTCAATCTATGGCCCAGCCTATCGAGCTAATTTCATCCTGTGTAAAACGGAAGATATACGCAGTGAAACACAGGTTGAAGAAGACAACTGGGTAGCTGCCATGGAATGGGCGGACTCGCTCGGCGCCGATGTCCTCACCTCCTCTCTGGGCTACTCAGACTGGTACACCTATGAAGATTATGACGGTCTCACGGCAGTGACTTCGGCCGCCGCAAGCACCGCCGCCGGTTTGGGCATCGTGGTTTGCAATTCGGCAGGCAATAGCGGCCCCGGAGCGGGAACTATTACTCCCCCGGCCGACGCATTCGACATCTTATGTGTGGGCAACGTTAATTCAAGCGGCACTATCTCGACGAGTTCATCACACGGCCCGACCTATGATGGCCGCATTAAGCCGGAAGTCTGCGCCCTCGGCACCAACACTTTCTGCGCATCACCCAGTTCCGATGCCGGCTACCAGGTTGCAAGCGGGACTTCGCTCTCCACACCACTAGTGGCCGGAGCAGCGTGCCTGCTGATTCAGGCGCGTCCAGAGTTTCCTCCAACTCTTATAAGACAAGCTCTTATGGATGGGGCCGACAATGCTAGCGACCCCAACAATACATACGGCTGGGGCATTATGAATCTTGAGGAAGCACTTGGCTGGGGTGCGAACTTCTCCGGTGATTTAAATTTCGGCGAGGCTCCCGCAATGGTCACTTTCACTGATCAGTCAACACTTGAAACCACCACCTGGGTATGGTCCTTTGGCGACGGCGACTCATCCTTCGTACAAAACCCGAGCCACTACTACGACGAACCGGGACTATTCGATGTTTCTCTGACCATTGACACTGAATGGGGACCAATAACCCGGAACGAAATGGCTTTTATCATCCTTCTTGGGGACACAGTTACATTCGCCTCCGATTCGGCGTTTGCCGGTCAACCGGTGGCGATGTCAGTTAATATCCGAAATTCGCAGCCCCTGACTCGGATCCAGATTCCATTTACAATTGGTGCTTCGGGCGTGATTGATATGGACTCCGTGACCTTTGGTGAACGAACGATTGACTTCGATACCGTTCGAATCATTGCCTCTGACCCCTGGTCGAGTAAGTGGGTCGTTGAGTTGATGGCTGACCCTGATGCTCCAACACCCTATCTGCCGGCTGGTTCGGGCGAGGTGATGCAGATTCACTTCTCTACCGATCCTATTGCCTTGAGTGGCGAATCCGATTATGTGGACTCGACTAATGGCAGCCATCAAATGAGTTTGACCTCCCCCCAAATCAACTACGAGCCACAAAGGTTTGATCCGGCCACAATCTCGATGATCCATGTCATCAGTGGTGACCTCGACTACAGCCTGAGTATCAACATCGGCGACCTCACTCATCTGGTCGCCTATGTTTTCACTGGCGGCGCGCCCCCCGTTTGCACTGAAGCAGGAGATTGTACCGGAGACATGACTATAAATGTCGCGGATGTTACACACTTGGTCACCTATCTTTTCCAGGGTGGCCCGCCCCCCGGCACACCATAA
- a CDS encoding prepilin-type N-terminal cleavage/methylation domain-containing protein, translating to MTMTFRKSSSHDGFTFIELMATVVIIGIVSAMAVPRFDAAFERIRYRSANRLLVSKIKVARSLAISSKVQHGVFFDGTTKLVVVFRDDLNPASYQFDTGDSVITTDSLGREFSWVGTNLDGDVLVFGANGAAHFTASGGTGANIVTMLSSGHTLAITSHNVLASTGRIKSMSNYY from the coding sequence ATGACCATGACATTTAGAAAATCGTCTTCCCATGATGGGTTCACTTTTATTGAACTGATGGCCACCGTAGTCATTATTGGGATTGTATCGGCCATGGCTGTACCACGGTTTGATGCTGCCTTTGAGCGTATTCGTTACCGTAGCGCCAACAGGCTTCTTGTCTCTAAGATCAAGGTCGCCAGATCGTTGGCGATTTCCAGTAAAGTGCAACACGGTGTTTTCTTCGATGGAACCACAAAGCTTGTGGTTGTGTTCCGGGATGATTTGAACCCAGCATCGTACCAGTTTGACACTGGAGATTCAGTCATTACTACCGACTCCCTGGGGCGAGAATTCAGCTGGGTGGGCACCAATCTGGACGGCGACGTACTGGTTTTCGGTGCTAATGGTGCTGCGCACTTCACGGCCTCGGGCGGAACCGGAGCTAACATTGTGACGATGTTGAGCTCCGGACATACATTGGCGATCACGTCGCACAATGTGTTGGCATCAACCGGGCGAATCAAGTCGATGTCCAACTATTATTAG
- a CDS encoding pilus assembly protein PilM: MLFSSESKSSVGLDIGASSVKLVKLDHTKTGFSVAAIGVRELPPEAIVGGEIRDREAVIFNVQSLIDQTDPKIRDVVIAVSGHGVMTDRFTIDKKTGNEAEQAILFETEQRAPFDVDDVSLDYHIINVDEDINKMDVLLVAARKEYLQAQLDLVEDCGLRPCIVDEDALAIFNAYEYNYEVDPTKTTALVNIGFGVTNITYVRDGNYHSTRDVSCGTGDIYNAVQKEFRLNPELTNKAIKGEMNDSIDQDMLKATIITASEELFSGIDLAFSYFKSQSKVDAVDWLVLSGGGSLIPYIPELLQSKLNIPLEIANPLRRIDYDPELFQYLQPEKIAPLLTVSVGLAMRKVR, encoded by the coding sequence ATGTTGTTTTCCTCAGAAAGCAAGAGTTCGGTCGGACTGGACATTGGTGCCAGTTCCGTCAAACTGGTCAAACTTGACCACACTAAGACAGGATTTTCCGTAGCTGCAATTGGCGTCAGGGAACTTCCGCCGGAAGCTATTGTGGGTGGTGAAATCCGCGACCGCGAGGCTGTAATATTCAATGTACAGTCTCTGATTGATCAGACAGATCCCAAGATCAGGGATGTAGTCATTGCTGTCTCAGGTCATGGTGTCATGACTGATCGATTCACGATCGACAAGAAGACCGGCAACGAAGCAGAGCAGGCTATTCTGTTTGAGACTGAGCAGCGTGCGCCATTCGATGTTGATGATGTCTCACTCGACTATCACATTATCAACGTTGATGAGGATATCAACAAAATGGATGTTTTGCTGGTAGCTGCTCGCAAGGAATATCTTCAGGCTCAACTCGATCTTGTGGAAGATTGCGGATTGCGGCCATGTATAGTTGATGAGGATGCCCTGGCTATCTTCAATGCTTACGAATACAACTATGAGGTCGACCCAACCAAGACTACGGCTCTGGTCAATATCGGGTTTGGTGTGACTAATATCACATACGTCAGAGATGGAAACTACCATTCCACTCGCGACGTTTCCTGTGGTACTGGTGATATCTATAATGCTGTGCAGAAGGAGTTCAGGCTTAACCCGGAGCTGACTAATAAGGCCATCAAGGGTGAAATGAATGATTCCATTGATCAGGACATGCTCAAGGCTACCATAATAACAGCTTCCGAGGAACTTTTCTCGGGCATTGATCTGGCTTTCTCCTATTTCAAGTCACAGAGCAAGGTTGATGCGGTCGACTGGCTCGTTCTTTCAGGTGGAGGTTCCTTGATTCCGTACATACCCGAATTGCTTCAGTCTAAACTTAACATACCACTGGAGATAGCCAATCCACTTCGCCGGATTGACTATGATCCGGAATTGTTCCAATATCTGCAACCTGAGAAAATCGCCCCCCTCCTGACGGTATCTGTAGGTTTGGCGATGCGGAAGGTGAGGTAA
- a CDS encoding PilN domain-containing protein: MIRINLLPKQYRRKAVNLSLGKSGLYAFGGAAGIILMLVCITFYQTHQIGQLEDNISKAQQRAAMLQKDIQLVDALTDVKQKISARMTAVEMLDSHRTGWVRVLENISRNVPEFIWLAHFTEKAPPPVDTSVAGQAATIAPANTMVRRAEIEGYAFTLNALASFMINLMRSEYFDEVEMTSTSEKVLGDQKAYNFVLSCDLHFLSDEELRDIIAMAASPVDQNNSATHKSLN, encoded by the coding sequence ATGATTAGAATAAACCTACTTCCGAAACAGTATCGGAGGAAAGCAGTTAATCTGTCGCTTGGTAAGAGCGGGTTGTACGCATTTGGAGGTGCGGCCGGAATTATACTGATGCTAGTCTGTATCACGTTTTACCAGACGCACCAGATCGGGCAGTTGGAGGACAATATCTCCAAGGCTCAACAAAGGGCCGCGATGCTCCAGAAAGACATCCAATTAGTGGATGCGCTGACCGATGTCAAACAGAAGATAAGTGCCCGTATGACGGCAGTGGAGATGCTCGATAGCCATCGCACTGGCTGGGTTCGTGTTTTGGAGAATATCTCTCGAAACGTACCGGAGTTTATCTGGCTGGCCCATTTTACAGAAAAGGCACCGCCACCGGTTGACACCTCTGTCGCAGGTCAAGCGGCTACGATAGCCCCTGCCAACACTATGGTTCGGAGGGCAGAGATTGAGGGCTACGCATTTACTCTCAATGCACTGGCTTCATTCATGATCAACCTGATGCGTTCGGAATACTTTGATGAAGTCGAGATGACCTCGACCTCGGAAAAAGTGCTGGGCGATCAGAAGGCTTACAATTTTGTGTTGTCATGTGACCTCCATTTTCTCTCCGATGAGGAACTCAGGGATATTATCGCTATGGCCGCATCACCGGTCGACCAGAACAACAGCGCCACCCACAAGAGCCTTAACTGA
- a CDS encoding type 4a pilus biogenesis protein PilO encodes MDFKEPKTQKIMIGVIALFIVGYFWYTRLYVNYDAQIAQKSAEFETITTNLRNVEIKAKSLDALQVEYTELIDRYHEIEALLPEVKQIPSLLVQLHTASSLTGTRITNITPRPIGTEDFYNIASFDLEMTGTYHDFGKFVSYMANFPFIANLSDMQLTSQKLVISEESEDDGSNTKKETMTARFVLSTYFVKEGARLSELAL; translated from the coding sequence ATGGATTTCAAAGAACCCAAAACACAGAAGATAATGATTGGCGTGATTGCCCTCTTCATTGTGGGCTATTTCTGGTACACTCGTCTATATGTCAACTACGACGCTCAGATAGCTCAGAAGAGTGCTGAGTTTGAGACAATCACGACCAATCTGCGCAATGTGGAGATCAAGGCCAAGTCTCTGGATGCCCTCCAGGTGGAGTATACGGAACTGATCGACCGTTATCATGAGATTGAGGCGCTCCTACCGGAGGTGAAGCAGATTCCTTCTCTGCTCGTGCAGTTGCACACGGCTTCATCGCTGACCGGCACGCGCATTACGAATATTACTCCACGGCCGATAGGGACCGAGGACTTTTACAACATAGCATCGTTCGATCTGGAGATGACCGGCACCTATCATGATTTCGGTAAGTTTGTTTCATATATGGCTAACTTTCCGTTCATCGCCAACCTTTCCGACATGCAGTTGACTTCCCAGAAGTTGGTGATTTCGGAGGAATCCGAAGATGACGGTTCGAATACCAAGAAAGAGACAATGACAGCCAGATTTGTCCTGTCGACATACTTCGTTAAGGAGGGGGCACGGCTCAGTGAGTTGGCCCTTTAG